TTAAGTAACTGAATCCTGACTCGAATGATGAAGGTTTTTGAAAACTGGCACAATCAGCGCCTCTCACCTGCAGCTAtctcctgctgttgctgctgctgtttctcaaacatttccttctccttctgctcctgTAGTTTCTTAGCTCTCTCCAGCCTGAACAGAGAGTGAACATGATGTTACTTCCTTGgttttaaagtgtattttattCACCACAGTGTACCCAGAAGTGATAATGTGACCCGTAAGCTAAACATCATAGCATAACACGTCAGGAGGCATCCGCCTGACTTAACATACGTATATCCAGAGCATTTTTGCTCTTCTTTATTTAACGGAGGGCTGTAGTGATTTGAAAGAGCATTAtaggagagaaaggggggacagcatgcaacaaaggtccccgACCAGACTAAAAAATATGGATGTTGAACTTGCGTGGTCAATGTCTTAAGACACCTAGGCCACCAGTACATCCAACATACCACAATTTTATGTTTGATTGTTTTCCTACCAATGTGATTTCCTTTCATGAACAACAACACTCTCTGGCAAGTACAACATGGATGAGAAGTCACATTATAGCTAACTAAACTGCTGCTGGCTAGCTGGCTGCTAGCCATCTTATCTTAACATGTCAGGTTTTAATAGAGTAGTTAAAGTTGACAATGTAtgtaaaacaaggaaaaaataCAGACTTTGTAGCTGCATTTATGCAGATGCAATAAAAGGCACTAACAATGCCCAGAATTGGCCAGAACAGAGTGACCAACCATGTATATTGTAAAATGTTGCCTTGCCTTCTGGCCAGGGCCTCTTGTGCATCCATTGCTGTGTTTCGGCCCCGGAAGGCAGGTGGATTAACAGACCTGCTTCGACTCTTTCTACGCACTTTCTCACTCCTTTTCTTCCGCTCCCTGGTATAACAACCAcagtaaatacataaataaataataataatcaaatcaaTTAACATCAATGACCCATAGAATGACAATCATTCAGGACAAGAATTCCAAAATATAagaaatgttgacatttcaaTTAAACCCACCTGCTCTTACTGCGACTTCTGCTATGATGACGATGTTTGGTCCTTGAACCTGAGCGAGACTTGgccttcttcttcctgtcccGGCTGCGCGACCGTGACCGCCGTTTGTCCCTACTTTTGCTGTGATGCCGCCTAAAAGCAATAATATCCATCAACACGAATTTAACAAAAAACTGACATAAATCAAAGTTCAAGCCAAAGAATCATGGAGGCCAACTATTCATAAACTTTAACAGACCTTTGATAACAATGGATTTTTATCTGTGTAATTAAATAAGTTAGAGGACAGGGTGAACATATTTCTTTATGCAGTTCATTGACCACACCAACCTCTCTCGTGAGTGTGACCTGGACAGACTCCGGCCCTTGGAGGGCCTCCTGTCTTTGCGTCTGGATCGTTCCTCTCCATTCTCAGCTGAAAGTCTTTCTGGTTCTTGCTgctcatctgtttttctgtgtgatttggatGGCTTCTGAGAGTCTCTCTTTCGTGCCTGTTTTAAGAAGAAGTTGTCTCTTTCAGGAAAATAGTGCAACAAAAAGAGTTAGTACCATGGTTTATAGCAGAAGATATGTTCTTCAatttttgacaagttgaaaaaaaaaaaaccttgtcaTTTCAAATCCACTTACATAACAGATACAGAATGTGGGCACTTCTGGGATACAGACTAATTTGACTCCACTAATTTCAATGTAATTATAGGAATTAATCAAGCCAGCATGTTTGGAACCTCTTAAATCTTTTGATAGTGGGCATGCAAACCTTATGGTCTGATtcgcagaaaaaaacagaaatgttgtttGACAGTTTATCAACAATAACAATTCAATATTACCTATATACTCTGAACTTGAACCCACTGAAAGGTGGAAGTAGGGATGGGCATCCAACTTACTTTTTACAACTTCTCTGATCATGTGATCCAAATCAGACAACACACAATGATTAATTAACACTAGCAAACTTCCCAAATTAAAGCGATGGATTTCTACAGTGTATTTTTTGACACATTCAATTTTCCTGTGTGACATTTCATGTCAAATTCTCACACCATCTGTATATCATGTGAATGTAGTTTTGGAATGGGTCATCATTAGTGTGTGGCAATAGCTATTCTTCATACAGACAAATAAGCATAATTAAATAAGTGATGAAAAAACACCATGAGATTTGTTTGGATTCATTAAAAGATCAATTGGTCTGATTTTAATTATGCCCATCCCTAGCTGAAAGAGATGCAAGAGTTaattccatcttttttttttttcttttttttttactaatagTGTGAGTCAAACAGAGTTTGAATGGCAGATAGTTACCTGTCCCAGTAGAAGACATATTATTTTGCTATGTCAGCAGGGTCTTCTGTTCAGTCTCTTCGTGCATTAGCACGCTGAGTATGATTTATTGTAGAAATGTTATCATATGTAATCATGTGATCTACACACAggttttaacaaaaaaaaatgaacggAAAAAAATCTACTCTTCACCATTTAACATGGTTACAAACAATGACAGATATCCAAGGATGAAAGCTTCCTCTGAAACATATCAACATAGCAAGGGTAAAAAAAGAACCCTTTCCATGTGAGTAAGCCCATGTCCATCTATGTCTTTTGTTCATAACTTTGGTTATTGTAACTTATTTAACCTAATTAAACATACTCACCTCAACTAACTAGGAAAACAACCTAAGGCCAAAATCATATTAAAAGTGTTTCTAGTCATagaaattaatttattaattacCTCTTTGCTCCTGCTGCGACTCCGTCTGTATTTTCTGTCACCTGGAAACAGGAGAAAGCAGAATGCTGAACATACATTTCAAAATGCCCTTTTCAGCAAACttatggaaaaagaaaaatgactgaGGACATTTGGagaaacacaaagtaaagctaCTGTATTTAGTATTTTATACAGTTAGCAGACCAGAATTTTTTTGCTGGGGATTTGAGTAATTGTACTTTTATGTTATCATACTGTCACATGCTAATGTACTGTTTGGGTACTGTTAATGAATACTAACGTTTTCGGTCCCTGGAGCGTGACCTTGACCGTGAATGGTGGTGTTTGGAGCTTCTGGGAGATCTGGATGActccatgctgtgtttttttctgtgatgaACTGGGGAACCTGTTCTGGTCAAGTCGACAGAGTCGTTGTCACTTGCCTGAAAGAAATGGACAAGTGGATATGGGGAAAAGAAACATTTGCAGCAAATCAGCATGGTTCAGTATGCTCAAGCATTGATGCCCTAGTTGTACATACAAGGCAGTATAAACAATTTCTTAAGAGCTCATAGCTCATTAGAAAAACTTACTTATAAGTGAGAATTGGAATAATGTTAAGTATCAGTGTATGTGGGCTTATTCCCTTTATCATTTTGGTCAATTTTCCCACTGgaaatgagacacacacacacacacacacacacacacactgacaatgatGAGCTGCAATGCTGcactgtgccacacacacaccactttaATAATATTACCGCAATCCGAATGGGTCCTTAAATACAAATATAGgtgttttgtaaaatgttttctggTGCAAAAATAGTATAGTGATTATTTCTTTTCATACTGCGAATCTATGTTTATGTCTTTTGAAGGCTTGTGATACTCAGCACTTTTTTAATTCACTGAACATCCTGTGGTATACATGTGACATCGTTGGATGAATATTTATCGGACAGTTCAATCAAACCAGACGAAAAAGTATTAAGTCAAGAGTTACAATAATTTGGAATACTTTAGTTAGATAATGTATATCAGTGGGCCAGTGGATTATccacacagatttaaaacaacaaacaatgacaTTACCTTAGTTCAACACTAAATAAAACTCATCTCGCAGGTCACAATGTTAAATCGCTGCTACTGACGTGACCAATCTCTTAAATTTGAAATACGACATCCGATGGACTTTGTTGAGTGCCACGACAATGCCGTTTCGTCGAAACATATACCCAGATTGTTAGGGAAACGgcagtcaaacaaaacaacgAGCCGGTTAGCCAATATGCTATCTACATTTAGTAAATCCCCCTACGTTCGTCATTCATACATCCAGAGAGCAAATTTAGCGTTAGCTAGGCCGCTAAGCTACCTTATGGAAACCGCCATCTTTACGAAAAACGATTTCTAAATAGAACGCTCAACTTACACTAACGTTATTAATATGGTGCTGCATTCATGTATGTCTTGCTTATCGTTATGAAATGGTACTTACCGACATAATCCTGCAGTACACTGTATATGTAACACGGCTGTTTTGTGGACTGTACAAACCAATACGGAGAGGTAGCTAGCTGCTAAACAGCCGTTGTCTAGCTCAGCTAATTTGCTCTGGGTTGCCAGATTTTGGCCATTGAATACCCCACATTCAGTCACATTCCAAATAGAGACGTCGAACACGAACAGAAAGGACCAAACAAGTatcaataaaaatgtaaacatgtaaatGTTAATTCAACTTTAAGAAGCCAATTCAATAATATGTGATTGCATTATGATTATGAGTACTGCACCATCATCAACTTTACCACCGTGGGGGCAAAGTTTGATAGAATGGAGTAAGATGCAGGGCCCTGGTATTTTTTATCTATCAAATCCCGTTAATAATGTCTTGTAAATTACTCCAACTGAGTCCAATTCTGAAAACTTATAATTACTGAATGAACGCAAAAAACGCCAAAATCTTTGAACCACTGCCGTATATGTAGCAGTAAACCACACAATAGACTGAAAAGTATCCAACCTGGCAACACGAAACAGGCTTTTCGATCATTCCTACAATGCCACGCCCCTCAGTGTATATTTATTGTGTCTTTCCCCGTAGATAGGACTGTCAGGCAGCCCCTACTGCGTACAACCCGAATAATTTTTGTCAATTACATAATTAGGTTTAGCTTAGAGGTGGATAAAGTTAAAATTCGGGCTATTGATGGGGTTTACTTCTGCCAATCTTGACGAAGGGGGCATGATTTGCACGTAGTCCGAGAGGAACGTTGTATCTGGAAGGCAAAACCGAGGGACAAATTCCccatttttattcctgtttacCACAGCAACCCGCCAAATTCTAAAGCTAGCTAGGACTGCTGAGATGTGTCGGTTTTATGTGATGTAGTTGTCTATTTCAATAGGGTGGCGAGTTACCATAAACTGCAAATAGATTGTAACCTACCAGTTTGCAATTGTTCAGAGATATCAGCGGTTCATCTTGAAACTTGTTGGCGTCGTAACTCTCGGTTGAATTACTAGCATTAACGTTCGCGTTCTCACAACATTAAGGTGAAGCTAACGCGCAACCGAATTGATAACGTTAGTTAACCCGGCTAATGCATGTCATATGAAGTAAGCCACCCATTCTTCATGTAACTCTGCTTCACGGAATGGCGATGTGGAGCGACGTTGAACTTTTGACCAACGAGGATACAAACACTGTCCGTCTCGGCAGTGTGTCAAGGGAAGAAAATGGTAGCGGCTTGTATCAGGTGGATACTCTGGTCAAAATCTCCACTGCCAATGAGGTAACGAATGTCAATGTTTACAGTACACGGACACAAACATGCTCTTGTTACCCAGTTTATTTACTACCATTACGCACTCACATCCAGGGCCGTAGCGAGAAGATTGCCCCTTCATTCTTTGCAAATGCTAACGTTGACAGCTGAAGAGTTAGTAGCGGATCCTTTGAAGAacagtctgtcactgcagcactgacagtaCTGATCAGTGATTGGATGGGAATGCTGGTTCTTGCAGGTGCAGGCAGACccccgtctctcctcctccagtggtTCAAACTGGAGCATCGTTGTTGCTGACAAAACAGTCATCCTGTTTGACCAGAGCTATCAGACcatcctgctgcttcttcact
This Chaetodon auriga isolate fChaAug3 chromosome 5, fChaAug3.hap1, whole genome shotgun sequence DNA region includes the following protein-coding sequences:
- the rsrc2 gene encoding arginine/serine-rich coiled-coil protein 2, which codes for MSASDNDSVDLTRTGSPVHHRKKHSMESSRSPRSSKHHHSRSRSRSRDRKRDRKYRRSRSRSKEARKRDSQKPSKSHRKTDEQQEPERLSAENGEERSRRKDRRPSKGRSLSRSHSRERRHHSKSRDKRRSRSRSRDRKKKAKSRSGSRTKHRHHSRSRSKSRERKKRSEKVRRKSRSRSVNPPAFRGRNTAMDAQEALARRLERAKKLQEQKEKEMFEKQQQQQQEIAAVAAPIAAAAAAAAAAASNPGLNVAALLASGTQVTPQIAMAAQMAALQAKTLAETGIAVPSYYNPSSVNPMKFAEQEKKRKMLWQGKKDGDKSQTAELWEKLNFGNKDQNVKFRKLMGIKGDDDAEVSKPINDEGMKTLQKQEEMFRNLDVQYEMARSQTHTQRGMGLGFSSSFSRGMDSI